A window of the Lactuca sativa cultivar Salinas chromosome 5, Lsat_Salinas_v11, whole genome shotgun sequence genome harbors these coding sequences:
- the LOC111913264 gene encoding serine carboxypeptidase-like 17 isoform X2, giving the protein MKPRSQSHLQPLSLFNGFNIRFLLFYVFILLVSLEVIKSGFVVKKLPGWLGDLPFTLETGYVGVGESNDVQLFYYFIESEGNPENDPLILWLTGGPGCSALSSILYEIGPFTFNYANSTLKKPVFEIKPHSWTKVANIIFLDQPAGTGFSYAKSRDAYITNDTLSSMHGYDFLRKWLVDHPKFLNNPFYLGGESYMGIVGPMIIQEIYKGNEVGEGPKINIKSTKKNCHGEYFNIVDLDNSRCINDLQVVDKCIGRINKPQILEPACDTSNTLKYDLFGRKLRSLDKASMDMWSLTQVQIQGCRDDHYLFSYVWANRRDVREALHIDEEFDKIEWVRCNETLFFYIDKEPISYTHNVLNTVAYHRYLANKNCRALVYSGDHDMVHPYLGTMKWIESLNFLVVNDWRPWFVDKQVAGYTMKYSHHEYNLTFATLKGGGHTAPEYKPKECFNMVKMWLANDAL; this is encoded by the exons ATGAAACCACGGTCACAGTCTCACCTTCAACCTTTGAGCCTCTTTAACGGCTTCAACATTCGCTTCTTgttgttttatgtttttattcTATTAGTTTCATTGGAGGTCATTAAATCAGGGTTCGTGGTTAAGAAACTGCCAGGTTGGCTTGGTGATCTTCCTTTCACACTCGAAACCGG TTATGTTGGTGTAGGAGAATCCAATGACGTTCAATTATTTTACTACTTCATTGAGTCTGAAGGAAACCCGGAAAATGACCCTCTTATACTTTGGCTTACCGGAGGGCCCGGTTGTTCTGCTCTTTCTTCCATTCTTTATGAAATAG GACCCTTCACTTTCAACTATGCAAATTCCACTTTGAAGAAACCAGTGTTCGAGATAAAACCTCATAGTTGGACAAAG GTGGCCAACATAATATTCCTCGATCAACCTGCTGGGACCGGATTCTCTTATGCAAAAAGTCGTGATGCTTACATAACAAATGATACGTTATCATCAATGCATGGATACGATTTTTTGAGGAAG TGGCTTGTGGATCATCCTAAATTTCTCAACAATCCATTTTATCTTGGTGGTGAGTCCTACATGGGCATAGTGGGGCCAATGATTATTCAGGAAATATACAAAG GTAATGAAGTTGGAGAAGGGCCAAAGATAAACATCAAG TCGACTAAAAAAAATTGCCACGGAGAGTACTTTAATATTGTAGATCTTGACAACAGTCGTTGCATAAATGATCTTCAAGTCGTTGATAAG TGTATTGGAAGAATTAACAAGCCCCAGATTCTAGAACCTGCTTGTGACACTTCAAATACCTTAAAATATGATCTCTTCGGGAGGAAGTTAAGATCTCTTGACAAGGCCTCTATGGATATGTGGTCGTTAACTCAAGTTCAGATACAAGGGTGTCGC GATGACCATTATTTATTCAGTTATGTATGGGCTAACCGTAGAGACGTGCGAGAGGCTCTTCATATTGACGAG GAATTTGATAAAATCGAGTGGGTACGGTGCAATGAAACCCTATTTTTTTATATAGATAAGGAACCCATTTCTTACACACACAATGTCCTAAATACTGTTGCCTATCATAGATACCTTGCTAATAAAAATTGTCGAGCTCTTGTATACAG TGGAGATCATGATATGGTGCATCCATATTTGGGAACAATGAAATGGATTGAATCTCTAAATTTCTTAGTTGTAAATGATTGGAGACCTTGGTTTGTCGACAAACAAGTAGCGGG ataCACCATGAAATATTCACACCATGAATACAACTTGACATTTGCTACTTTGAAG GGAGGAGGTCACACAGCTCCAGAGTACAAACCTAAAGAATGTTTCAACATGGTGAAAATGTGGCTTGCTAATGATGCTTTGTAA
- the LOC111913264 gene encoding serine carboxypeptidase-like 17 isoform X1, with amino-acid sequence MKPRSQSHLQPLSLFNGFNIRFLLFYVFILLVSLEVIKSGFVVKKLPGWLGDLPFTLETGYVGVGESNDVQLFYYFIESEGNPENDPLILWLTGGPGCSALSSILYEIGPFTFNYANSTLKKPVFEIKPHSWTKVANIIFLDQPAGTGFSYAKSRDAYITNDTLSSMHGYDFLRKWLVDHPKFLNNPFYLGGESYMGIVGPMIIQEIYKGNEVGEGPKINIKGYMLGNPLTDTNSDYNSRIPFVHRVGLLSDEIYKSTKKNCHGEYFNIVDLDNSRCINDLQVVDKCIGRINKPQILEPACDTSNTLKYDLFGRKLRSLDKASMDMWSLTQVQIQGCRDDHYLFSYVWANRRDVREALHIDEEFDKIEWVRCNETLFFYIDKEPISYTHNVLNTVAYHRYLANKNCRALVYSGDHDMVHPYLGTMKWIESLNFLVVNDWRPWFVDKQVAGYTMKYSHHEYNLTFATLKGGGHTAPEYKPKECFNMVKMWLANDAL; translated from the exons ATGAAACCACGGTCACAGTCTCACCTTCAACCTTTGAGCCTCTTTAACGGCTTCAACATTCGCTTCTTgttgttttatgtttttattcTATTAGTTTCATTGGAGGTCATTAAATCAGGGTTCGTGGTTAAGAAACTGCCAGGTTGGCTTGGTGATCTTCCTTTCACACTCGAAACCGG TTATGTTGGTGTAGGAGAATCCAATGACGTTCAATTATTTTACTACTTCATTGAGTCTGAAGGAAACCCGGAAAATGACCCTCTTATACTTTGGCTTACCGGAGGGCCCGGTTGTTCTGCTCTTTCTTCCATTCTTTATGAAATAG GACCCTTCACTTTCAACTATGCAAATTCCACTTTGAAGAAACCAGTGTTCGAGATAAAACCTCATAGTTGGACAAAG GTGGCCAACATAATATTCCTCGATCAACCTGCTGGGACCGGATTCTCTTATGCAAAAAGTCGTGATGCTTACATAACAAATGATACGTTATCATCAATGCATGGATACGATTTTTTGAGGAAG TGGCTTGTGGATCATCCTAAATTTCTCAACAATCCATTTTATCTTGGTGGTGAGTCCTACATGGGCATAGTGGGGCCAATGATTATTCAGGAAATATACAAAG GTAATGAAGTTGGAGAAGGGCCAAAGATAAACATCAAG GGGTACATGCTTGGTAATCCTCTAACAGACACAAATAGCGACTATAATTCAAGAATCCCATTTGTTCATCGTGTCGGACTCTTATCAGATGAAATCTACAAA TCGACTAAAAAAAATTGCCACGGAGAGTACTTTAATATTGTAGATCTTGACAACAGTCGTTGCATAAATGATCTTCAAGTCGTTGATAAG TGTATTGGAAGAATTAACAAGCCCCAGATTCTAGAACCTGCTTGTGACACTTCAAATACCTTAAAATATGATCTCTTCGGGAGGAAGTTAAGATCTCTTGACAAGGCCTCTATGGATATGTGGTCGTTAACTCAAGTTCAGATACAAGGGTGTCGC GATGACCATTATTTATTCAGTTATGTATGGGCTAACCGTAGAGACGTGCGAGAGGCTCTTCATATTGACGAG GAATTTGATAAAATCGAGTGGGTACGGTGCAATGAAACCCTATTTTTTTATATAGATAAGGAACCCATTTCTTACACACACAATGTCCTAAATACTGTTGCCTATCATAGATACCTTGCTAATAAAAATTGTCGAGCTCTTGTATACAG TGGAGATCATGATATGGTGCATCCATATTTGGGAACAATGAAATGGATTGAATCTCTAAATTTCTTAGTTGTAAATGATTGGAGACCTTGGTTTGTCGACAAACAAGTAGCGGG ataCACCATGAAATATTCACACCATGAATACAACTTGACATTTGCTACTTTGAAG GGAGGAGGTCACACAGCTCCAGAGTACAAACCTAAAGAATGTTTCAACATGGTGAAAATGTGGCTTGCTAATGATGCTTTGTAA